The DNA region ATAGGCAAATTTGGTTGtcaacaatataaatataaataatgtttttatattatgaaaTAACAGTGATCAAAACAAACAGTTTTATCTTTATTAAcaagattttgtttttgtttgatgaCGTTTTTTAATGTTTACGCTTTCCCCCTTCTTTTGAATTTAGAACACTTTATCATCATAAAatcaaatactaaaaaaattacatatttcataaataataacacaaatatttttaaaaaatctgaaATAATAATGAACAATATTACATATTATCACGaaaattcattaataaaaatattatataaataaaatgtaatagtAGTTATATGTAGGAAAAAAGTACTGCACGcataatatatacaaaaaagattaaaatgaactattataaataataacactAAATTAATGGTgaatcatatcaaaataatgaaaaagtaaataaaatttgtaattaactTCTATATGtattacacacacacaaataataaataatagtaaaaaaaaattatgataaatatttaccatctcataaagatatttaaaataatgataaaaatatagattattttttatgcaactaGCTAGCCAAAAAGAGAACACGGGTATATATAAAAAGAGTACCTTTAAATTCTACTGTACTTCCTTTATTCCTGAAGTTTTTATATCAAGTGGACATACGTGAAGATTTTAATTATCAGTCTAAATATTTCATTAGCACTTAATACTTTTCTGTTTTATTCCTATCCTATAAGTAGTCCCGATTCTCCCAACATTGCTTATTCACACAACTAACTAAGAAAGTCTTCCATAGCCCCCCAAAAATGAAGAGCACCATCTTCTttgctctctttctcttttgtgcctTCACCACCTCATACCTACCTTCAGCCATCGCTGATTTCGTGCTCGATAATGAAGGTAACCCTCTTGAAAATGGTGGCACATATTATATCTTGTCAGACATAACAGCATTTGGTGGAATAAGAGCAGCCCCAACGGGAAATGAAAGATGCCCTCTCACTGTGGTGCAATCTCGCAATGAGCTCGACAAAGGGATTGGAACAATCATCTCGTCCCCATATCGAATCCGTTTTATCGCCGAAGGCCATCCTTTGAGCCTTAAGTTCGATTCATTTGCAGTTATAATGCTGTGTGTTGGAATTCCTACCGAGTGGTCTGTTGTGGAGGATCTACCAGAAGGACCTGCTGTTAAAATTGGTGAGAACAAAGATGCAATGGATGGTTGGTTTAGACTTGAGAGAGTTTCTGATGATGAATTCAATAACTATAAGCTTGTGTTCTGTCCACAGCAAGCTGAGGATGACAAATGTGGGGATATTGGGATTAGTATTGATCATGATGATGGAACCAGGCGTTTGGTGGTGTCTAAGAACAAACCGTTAGTGGTTCAGTTTCAAAAACTTGATAAAGAATCACTGGCCAAGAAAAATCATGGCCTTTCTCGCAGTGAGTGAGACACAAGTGTGAGAGTACTAAATAAATGCTTTGGTTGTACGAAATCATtacactaaataaaataatcaaagctTATATATGCCTTCCGCTAAGGCCGAATGCAAAGAAATTGGTTCTTTCTCGTTATCTTTTGCCACTTTTACTAGTACGTATTAATTACTACTTAATCATCTTTGTTTACGGCTTCATTATATCCCAAAATTacaaatcttaattaattatttttctacacACTGATGCAAGGGATGGATTCTTTTGtcacaatttataatttttgttactaatacttgtgtctttaaaattttactgacgattttttagaaattatacattaaaaattgttTTGCATGTCATTATTGTTAAGtagttttttaaagttaaacacGGCATTTTATTTCCACTATTCATCACATTTTGATGATATGTTAGATGTTGcgagcatttttatttttctgtagaATTCAAATGTTGTTCTGTATTTCTCACTCTAACATTGCATGTAGAAGACCATCCATTACGatttattaaagaattaaaCAAACTTGACTCATAATTAGTTTTAGACCTAAATATGTGTTTAGTCTTTCAATATATGATTTTGGTcccagaatttttttttaatctcttaaattCATGGAGTATTTTCAGTCCCCAAGAATGAATTTGAGGGATTAAAAAGAGCATTATGAATTAAATCATTTGCTTTGTGTCATGATTGCATTTAGCTAGGTCATGCATTGGTTAGATTTGATAGACAAATTTTGTTGTCAACGAtataaatttacttttattaaataaacttatatatatatatatatatatatatatatatatatatatatatataatatcttaaTTCGTAATTCCGTCCCAGCCTTTCactttgattttctttgatgactttttctttaaatatttccCCTTCTTTGAAATTTAGAACACTTTATcatcataaaacaaaaatactaaaaaatattacataaatcataaataataacaagaatGTTTATACATCTGAAAtgacataatataaaattattatcacaaaaagtattgaatatatataaaatattatgaaaactAAGTAAAAAGTATATCATGTACGTAATCATGTCACTACAAAAAACGTAAACATTTGTGGCGgttaaaattctgtttttatTATACGgttaaaatattatgacaacTATTGCAATGTCGTAATAGCATCCCAACTCCCAAGTTGGCCGTCTGGAATATTTGGTGACCATTGACATCCCAAAAACGTGATTATTATATTTCCCCGTAAACTAAATAGGGAgatacttaaattaattttctattttatttgattaatttaaaagtttctaaattaaatatccgataaaaaaaattatttcatcaatttgtattcttttttgttaaattaatagATAAGTTAAATTAATGCTGAAAagttaattagaaataaaaactcTGATattaaaaccaaattaaaatttaaattcatttcatcacgtatttaatgattaattattccatgtttcaattatttctatttatgAAAAGAATTCGCATTATCACAAATAAGTGTAAACGAGCTGAGATTTTGTGAATTATTGATACTCCACTTATTAAATGTTTGgtcaaatttatttgttaatagataaataaattaatactggatattagacttgattttttaaatgagttataagatgagtttgtttaaactaaaagaaaaaaaaatcagaaaaagtgttttaaaaaaaagtatttttaagaagaaaataaattatgaaaataaattatacgtaattagattatttataaaaaaatggataCATCACTTAATTAAATTACACATTTAAAGTAATCTAATTATCTTACTTTTGAATATTCCTTATTACGAGTTCCAATCCCCTTATCGAGCTCATTGGGAGTTTGCGCAACAGTGAGAGAGCATCTTTCGTTTCCAGTTGCACGCACTACTAGTCCACCGCCACTTCCTCATGACCGGCAACTCAGAATATTCGTCACCATTTTGAAGAACATCACCATCATGTGTCGAGCACGACATCAGCGGTGGCTGAATTAGGTACAAAGTAGAAAGAGAGACAACATGGTAGTGTTCTTCATTTCATAGATTGCCATGGaaggcttttttttctttttcagatgCATGATTAAGCAACGTTGGAAGAATCTATTTGTAGACGTGGCTGTCACAATGAGAGTTCTGGATAATATGAATCTGGggctggattttttttttcgggATAGGGTAAAGATGAGTGAACACCCACATGCTATTTGAAACTTTGTAAATACCATAaatgatttgataaaaataaaacaaagaaaaaatggatatcaaatagatatttataattaatatatgagtatttatatatcaatcatttttattttacatgaaTTCATACAATAAGATGTAATTAATATATGAAGAATATGGAGTGAGCTAAAGTGTTGTTATATGGTATGATAGTATGAGTTGTTATATGAATAGCACAAGCATATATTTTAAGTTtcacattttaattactgaataAAAACCGTATGCGTCATAGTTAAGGCATGCATCTTCACATATTGTACCCATCTTACTAATACTATTCGCAAGCGTCTGTAATATTCGGTGGTCATGAATCATGATAGCTATAGGATTGGATGTATATCCATGTTTTATCTTCATATTACAAATTGCATTTGGCACTTATAAATAATACTCGGGGACCATCTAATTAAGTTGACACATGTAGTAGTTTTTGGGGACCATTAACTGTCATGGCCCGAACGTGTTTATTGTCCTGAATAAAGTAAATGCACTGATTTATATTGTATTCTATCTTATTTTGGCTTCATACTCAGTTAGGTCCTTAGATTTTTGGCTATGCAGTGCAATTGAAtccttttgttttctaattttatccaatttgaTCCTTTCCGTCAAATTGAATTGATGTCCGTTAGCTAATGAATCCTGACCGGGCAGTGGTGGAGGCCACGACAGAGGATTGTGGCGTCGATTTCGAGAAGGTGGTGTGTGGATTTGGAGTTGTCAATTAGGAGTGCAAGTTTGTTTTTGTCTACTTGAGCTTCTGAGGTTTTACGTTCAcggtggtggtggcggtgtCGATCATCCTTGCTTAGCTAGTTTTGCAAATATCTGCATGCCGACGGAGTGTGCAATGACATGGAGCCACAGTCTGAATCCTATAATATTCTGGTTTAATTTCTTCACCACGAGTAGTTCATACTTGATAGATGGTGGGAGATGGTAGAAAGTTGAGGGAATTGCGGAGGAAACGAGCTCGGGAAAGAAGAACAGAGATGCTCATGGTATGGTATTGCTGACAGTGATAGAGGTCTTCTTTCTGGGGTTGAACATGGAAGGGAGGGGAGTAAAGTAAACACAAAATGAACACCATTTGTAATTAATCGATGACGACAATGATTCATCACGTGATAGACATCTACTCAATTTGACGGAAAGGATTTAAccggataaaattagaaaacaaaaatacccaattataaaactaataaatttaattgagtattttaaataaattaagaaaccgGATAGAGTATTGAACGATATTATTGTTTTACTTCTCCTTTCATCCCTTATCCAAAAACTCCCTTTATAACCACAACGTCTATATATAGAGTCTTCCAACATTGCTTATTCACACAACTGAACAAGATAGATAAGCCTTCCACAGCCTCACAAAAATGAAGAACACTACCTCGTTCGCTCTCTTTCTACTTTGTGCCTTCTTCACCTCATACCTACCTTCAGCCACCGGTGCTTTTGTGCTTGACAGTGATGGAAACCCTCTTGAAAATGGTGGCACATACTATGTGCCAGCACCAAATAACTGCGGTGGAATAGAATACACTACATCAGGAAACGAAACTTGCCCTATCACTGTTGTGCAACATCACGACCCAACCTGTAAGGGGTTTCCGATAACGATTTCGTCCCCGGCCCGAATCCGTTACATCTCCGAAGGCCTTAATGTGAACATAGGGTTCACTTTCAGACCCCCTCCGTGTGCCCCCTCTTCTTTGTGGACTGTTCTCAAGGATCAATCTGAACACCCAGACCCCTACGAAGGAGTAATATTGCCTGTTAAACTTAATAATGAGGACAACAGCAACAATACAGTTCCCGGTTGGTTTAAAATTCAGAAACTTCCCTTGGACTTTATTACAACCTACTACATTGTGTTCTGTCCACTTGACCAAAGCCCATGTTGGAGTGTTGGCTCTAATTTCGACCAATACGGAAACAGGCGTTTGGTCGTGGCTCAGTTTGCGCGGCGCCAAGACATAGAGTTTCAGAAACTTTCATACGCATCAAGATCAACTCATTCTTCTGCATGAAGAAGTACCACTTAATTGCCCTCAAGAATCATGTACTTTCTCCTAGTGAGTGATCTTGTGTAAGGCTAAATAAATGCTTCattttgtaataaattattctatggctaaataaattaatcaaagcTTATTATGTCTCCAGCGTAGAGTAGTATATAAACTGTATATAGTTtttgattgaatttaatttatacctTCTCGGAAGCTTGACTCCATCCATCATCCTTGCACGCCATGCACCATGCAGTCCGTTATGCTTTTCTGTTATTTCTTTTTCGTGTAGTTTGTTACAGCATCAACGTATGATGcctatatataacaattatcGTGTAATGAAAGGACACATGAATAAGAACAATTTCCTTTCTTATCTCTTTTCTTGGAGGCTCCTAGTCCTCTAATTCTAGGATTATCTTTAATTCATAACAAGCTGAGTCAAAGACTACATTCATTTTCAAGAATTTCAAatgcttcaatttaaatttcttcatttttaaaattttatgtttggataaaaaaaatagattttttcatttttaaaattatgtatagataaggaaattgaatttcttcatttttaaaatttcttattttgataaaataatcaaatgcattctcttttaaaattttatattttaataaaacaattttttaataaaataattatttttttcattaataaattctATGTACTATTTATCGAGTGtgatatttcaataaatatgtCAGTatgtgataataataattttttactaaatatttttaattcaattaattaattatcaaatttttatttgtaaataattttttgttttaattaaacctatctaataatttttaaaaaaataagaccaaaaactaatgaaatatttttgtcagataattaaattttaattaatccaAGTTTTaaatccataaaataaaatagaaattactCTTTTGAATCAATAGAAATCAACTTAATTACTTCTTTAAATTTACTTTATGCAGGACAATATAATGAACATAATTTTGGCATGTGAGCAAGGATGGTCCCCAAATATTACAGTTGTCAACTTTTGTGGTACCCAAACATTTAAAGTGGAGCCAAATGTAATATGTTATGTGAGGCCAAAAAATGGGTAACAACCAAACCCACGACTGTCATGGACCCCAAATATCACAATGGCTTCGTTTATTACCATCTAATTACCAAATAATGTTATCTGTAGTGTGAGGCCAGAAAATGTGTAAAAACCAAAGTTAGCCACATGACGCGACTGCTAATTGTCACAAGTGCATCACACGAGTTAGTGGAtgaagataatatttttatagaaataattaaaatataattaatatctaaAACAGTTTAAATGTAATATAATTCTGGAATTATAAGTATGAGAATCTAACTTAGATTTAGATTTATTGTGTAAAAgagaatatttaaatttcaaaaaaggaCATATTAAAGTAACCAggtaaaagaaaattcaaatgtttaaataaaatataaaattcgaTACatgaatttaatgaaaaaaatatagaaagaaagaaaaatatataattttattataattattataacaatgaaatagagaaaatattaaaaacacaaacaaatagtaatctgattttaattcatttacatgaaaagttagaaactaaaacgcttttttatgtaaataataataataataataataataagttatgcttagataaaaatacatttatttatattgacttttacaaaatagataaaataatatattttttatgttaaatttatacTCTATATAGTTTAAGTATTTTTCTCTAAATTCTcatacatttttataaaaattgtgtttgtgtaagatatattttgatcaCGTGGTATATTTTTAGGATAATGATTAGTAGAATCAAATTATATTAACCAAGTAATCTTGAACAAAAATTGGCAATCATAgtcacatgtttttttttttttaaaaaaaaaaagaatcatagtCACATTTGTAATATGTAGTTTTTGGTATTAGGAAATTAAGCGTCAGCGAAGTGCTTTATGCCCTTGCCCTTGATTTTATTTGTGCTTTAAAATCATTTCCATTCCTATAACTTTGTCCATTTTAAGTACCAAATCAAAATTGTTGCATGCTATAACAATTCATATAACTTATCTCATTAAATTCCAATTATTGAAATGAGTTGCTATATAACTATCCTTATTCACTTATATTTCAAG from Glycine soja cultivar W05 chromosome 8, ASM419377v2, whole genome shotgun sequence includes:
- the LOC114423647 gene encoding trypsin inhibitor A, which produces MKSTIFFALFLFCAFTTSYLPSAIADFVLDNEGNPLENGGTYYILSDITAFGGIRAAPTGNERCPLTVVQSRNELDKGIGTIISSPYRIRFIAEGHPLSLKFDSFAVIMLCVGIPTEWSVVEDLPEGPAVKIGENKDAMDGWFRLERVSDDEFNNYKLVFCPQQAEDDKCGDIGISIDHDDGTRRLVVSKNKPLVVQFQKLDKESLAKKNHGLSRSE
- the LOC114423649 gene encoding trypsin inhibitor A-like, encoding MKNTTSFALFLLCAFFTSYLPSATGAFVLDSDGNPLENGGTYYVPAPNNCGGIEYTTSGNETCPITVVQHHDPTCKGFPITISSPARIRYISEGLNVNIGFTFRPPPCAPSSLWTVLKDQSEHPDPYEGVILPVKLNNEDNSNNTVPGWFKIQKLPLDFITTYYIVFCPLDQSPCWSVGSNFDQYGNRRLVVAQFARRQDIEFQKLSYASRSTHSSA